The following proteins are encoded in a genomic region of Catellatospora sp. TT07R-123:
- a CDS encoding helix-turn-helix domain-containing protein codes for MTTGPATGRSRPQPTLGAAGEQSPPALGGGEIGPRLRRLRESAGVSLSELARRAGIGKATLSGLEHGTRNPTLDTLWSVTAALGVPITALLGQAETAVVRGTAVEAALLQVFDEREVTFELYRMTVPPGPAQTSPAHHAGVTEHITVFSGVLRAGPADAPLLAGPGEHLTWQADVPHLYAAVGDTPVTASLLIRYPR; via the coding sequence ATGACGACAGGCCCGGCAACCGGCCGCAGCCGCCCGCAGCCCACGCTCGGGGCGGCGGGCGAGCAGTCCCCGCCCGCGCTAGGCGGCGGCGAGATCGGGCCGAGGCTGCGACGGCTGCGCGAGTCGGCCGGGGTCTCGCTGTCGGAGCTGGCCCGGCGGGCCGGGATCGGCAAGGCGACGCTGTCCGGGCTGGAACACGGCACCCGCAACCCGACCCTGGACACGCTCTGGTCGGTCACCGCCGCGCTGGGCGTGCCGATCACCGCCCTGCTCGGCCAGGCCGAGACGGCCGTGGTGCGGGGCACGGCGGTCGAGGCGGCGCTGCTCCAGGTCTTCGACGAGCGCGAGGTCACCTTCGAGCTGTACCGGATGACGGTCCCGCCCGGACCTGCCCAGACCTCGCCCGCCCACCACGCCGGGGTCACCGAGCACATCACCGTCTTCAGCGGCGTGCTGCGCGCCGGCCCCGCCGACGCCCCGCTGCTCGCGGGCCCCGGTGAGCACCTCACCTGGCAGGCCGACGTCCCCCACCTGTACGCCGCCGTCGGCGACACCCCCGTCACCGCCAGCCTGCTGATCCGCTACCCGCGGTAG
- a CDS encoding AAA family ATPase has product MLTRLEVQGFKNLLDISVDFGPFTCIAGANGMGKSNVFDAIEFISYLATDSLVEASQRVRGASGLRGGDPRDLFWDGYRDHERIIKLAAEMIVPAEVEDDLGAPARATTTFLRYELALGYERPMSEGSVGRLSLLSEELRHIRRGEAAKYLKFPHSAKKFRSAVVVGERRGGAFLSTEIRESGTVINVHGDGGSFGKPQPRAAARAGRTVLSTVTTNDYPTILAARREMQSWRRLALEPSALRAPDGLTAPRQLSPDGRHLASTLYRIAHERAQGADTADPESTYARVAGRLSDLSGVGVKGLTVELDQVREVFTLFLEERGDLRLPARALSEGTLRFLALCVLLEDPSFTGLICMEEPENGIHPANLPAMLRLVEDLAVDASEAPDESNPFRQVIVNTHSPGVVQLCNTADLLLAEVRPQMSPDGTVARALALLPFKDSWRTAASSGPYFTEADVIAYLVAPPNAQLMLPLEFLK; this is encoded by the coding sequence ATGCTCACACGTCTTGAGGTTCAGGGGTTCAAGAACCTCTTGGACATTAGCGTCGACTTCGGCCCATTTACCTGCATTGCGGGCGCCAACGGCATGGGCAAGTCGAATGTCTTTGACGCGATCGAGTTCATCTCATACCTGGCCACGGACAGTTTGGTCGAGGCATCCCAACGCGTCAGAGGCGCGTCGGGCCTTCGCGGTGGAGACCCGCGAGATCTGTTCTGGGATGGATACAGAGATCACGAGCGCATCATCAAGCTCGCCGCAGAGATGATCGTCCCCGCGGAGGTGGAGGACGACCTAGGCGCGCCCGCACGCGCGACCACAACCTTTCTGCGCTACGAACTTGCGCTCGGCTACGAGCGCCCCATGAGCGAGGGATCCGTGGGACGGCTGAGCCTGCTCTCCGAAGAACTGCGACATATTCGCCGGGGAGAGGCAGCCAAATACCTGAAGTTTCCACACAGCGCCAAGAAATTTCGCTCGGCCGTCGTAGTCGGCGAACGCCGAGGTGGCGCTTTCCTGTCCACCGAGATTCGTGAAAGTGGAACAGTTATTAATGTTCACGGTGATGGCGGAAGCTTTGGAAAACCACAGCCGCGGGCAGCAGCCAGAGCCGGACGAACAGTTCTGAGTACAGTTACCACCAATGACTATCCAACCATCCTGGCAGCACGGCGCGAAATGCAAAGTTGGCGTCGATTGGCGCTGGAGCCTTCCGCGCTGCGGGCGCCCGATGGCTTGACCGCGCCAAGACAGCTAAGCCCGGATGGCCGCCACTTGGCATCCACGCTTTATCGGATCGCACATGAGCGTGCTCAAGGTGCCGATACCGCTGACCCGGAGTCAACGTATGCACGAGTAGCAGGCCGACTTTCAGACCTATCTGGTGTGGGAGTTAAAGGCTTGACAGTCGAACTCGACCAAGTAAGAGAGGTCTTCACTCTCTTCCTGGAGGAACGGGGGGATCTACGACTTCCCGCAAGGGCTCTATCCGAGGGAACGCTGCGGTTCTTGGCACTGTGCGTTCTACTTGAAGACCCGTCTTTTACAGGGCTCATATGCATGGAGGAACCAGAAAACGGCATTCATCCCGCAAATCTCCCTGCAATGTTGCGGTTGGTCGAGGATCTTGCCGTTGACGCCAGCGAAGCTCCCGACGAGTCCAATCCGTTCCGCCAGGTAATCGTAAACACTCATTCTCCGGGTGTTGTTCAGCTGTGCAACACGGCCGACCTCTTGCTTGCGGAGGTTAGGCCCCAGATGTCCCCTGACGGCACAGTCGCGCGGGCACTCGCGCTCCTACCGTTCAAGGACTCCTGGAGAACTGCGGCTAGTTCCGGGCCCTACTTCACCGAAGCCGACGTTATTGCCTACCTCGTCGCACCCCCCAATGCCCAGCTGATGCTTCCATTGGAGTTCCTTAAATGA